Within Flagellimonas maritima, the genomic segment GAACACGTATGTTGATAGACAATCACAATAGGAAAATCAATTATTTAAGACTTGCCGTAACGGACCGGTGCAACCTACGCTGTAATTATTGCATGCCTTCAGAAGGTATCGATTTTGTTAAGAATGATAAACTACTTACTATATCTGAACTGACCCAAGTCAGTAAAATACTGGTAGAGCAGGGAATCGATAAAATACGGATAACCGGTGGTGAACCTTTTGTCCGTAAGGACTTAATGGTTTTATTACGGGAATTATCAAAAATGAAAGGTTTGGAAGATATTTCCGTAACCACCAATGCCACGTTGATCGGACCACATATTGATGAATTGAAGAGATTGGGCATAAAGAATATTAATGTTAGCTTGGATTCCATCAATCGGAAAACTTTTGAAAAAATTACCCGAAGGAAACAATTCGATACTGTCCATAATAATCTCATCAAACTTATTACGGAAGGTTTCAATGTCAGAATCAATTTCATCGTCTTGGACGGGCAAAATGAACAGGACATTCTGCCAATTCTTGATGTAATGAAACATCATAATGTTTCTGTGCGATTTTTGGAAGAAATGCCCTTTAATGGTGGGTCAAAGAATTTCTCGATGATCAAATGGAATTACAGGGCTATTTTGGAGCATATTGCAAAACAATATCCTAAGTATAAAAAATTGGAATCCCCTGAAACTTCTACCTCCATAAATTATAAAATCACGGGTCACGTTGGAACGTTTGGTATAATACCTTCCTTTAGTAGAACCTTTTGTGGAAGCTGTAATCGATTACGGGTTACGGCTACTGGTGATGTAGTCACTTGTTTGTATGGAAAACCCAAAACGAACCTTAGGAATATCATTCGCGAAGCAGATAGTTCTGAAAATATTAAAAAAGCTATTTTGCAAGCAGTTGGAAGCAGGGCCAAAAC encodes:
- the moaA gene encoding GTP 3',8-cyclase MoaA, which encodes MLIDNHNRKINYLRLAVTDRCNLRCNYCMPSEGIDFVKNDKLLTISELTQVSKILVEQGIDKIRITGGEPFVRKDLMVLLRELSKMKGLEDISVTTNATLIGPHIDELKRLGIKNINVSLDSINRKTFEKITRRKQFDTVHNNLIKLITEGFNVRINFIVLDGQNEQDILPILDVMKHHNVSVRFLEEMPFNGGSKNFSMIKWNYRAILEHIAKQYPKYKKLESPETSTSINYKITGHVGTFGIIPSFSRTFCGSCNRLRVTATGDVVTCLYGKPKTNLRNIIREADSSENIKKAILQAVGSRAKTGFDAQNEHAATVFDSSMTSIGG